A stretch of the SAR86 cluster bacterium genome encodes the following:
- a CDS encoding CoA-acylating methylmalonate-semialdehyde dehydrogenase, protein MTEKLNLFIGGSSVKSTTKKWIEVLNPATQEVLCEAPCTTDEEIESAISSAKEAFFSWRETPPPERSRVMMKYQDLLKINQDEIAQILSKENGKTFEDAKGDVWRGIEVVEQAANITPLLMGETVENVAREIDSYSYTQSLGVCLGITPFNFPAMIPLWMFPMAIACGNTFILKPSEQDPMTSNKLAELFTEAGAPPNLLQVIHGGKDQVDQLIRHPDIRAISFVGSVPVGQYIYKTGTEHLKRVQSFAGAKNHMVVLPDANKNKTIDSLVGSSVGAAGQRCMAISVAVFVGSSKEWIEDLKNEMAMVKPGPWDSEESGFGPVISAQAKEKIIGLIEKGKSEAKCLIDGSKCEVEGFPDGNWIGTTLFSGVKTESEIYKTEIFGPVLLCIEVNTLEEAIELINANPYGNGTSIFTASGRSARKFRHEIEVGQVGINVPIPVPLPFFSFTGWKQSFYGDLHAYGKQAVRFYTETKTVTERWFEEDEESTKNLTINLE, encoded by the coding sequence ATGACTGAAAAATTGAATCTCTTTATAGGCGGTAGCTCAGTTAAGAGTACTACAAAAAAATGGATTGAAGTTCTAAACCCTGCCACACAAGAAGTTCTTTGTGAGGCTCCATGCACTACTGATGAAGAAATCGAGAGTGCCATAAGTTCTGCTAAAGAAGCTTTTTTCTCTTGGAGAGAAACTCCTCCTCCAGAAAGATCTAGAGTCATGATGAAATATCAAGATCTTCTTAAAATTAATCAAGATGAAATAGCTCAAATTCTTAGCAAAGAGAATGGAAAAACTTTTGAAGATGCTAAAGGAGATGTATGGAGAGGTATAGAGGTTGTTGAGCAAGCGGCGAATATTACCCCTTTATTGATGGGCGAAACTGTTGAAAATGTTGCAAGAGAAATAGATTCTTATAGTTATACTCAGTCTCTGGGGGTTTGTTTAGGCATTACTCCATTCAATTTTCCTGCCATGATACCTTTGTGGATGTTTCCGATGGCGATAGCCTGTGGCAACACTTTTATCCTGAAGCCTTCTGAGCAGGATCCTATGACCTCCAATAAACTTGCAGAGCTTTTTACAGAGGCTGGAGCTCCTCCAAATCTCCTACAGGTAATCCATGGTGGTAAAGATCAAGTAGACCAGCTTATTAGACATCCTGATATAAGAGCTATTTCATTTGTTGGATCAGTTCCCGTCGGCCAATATATTTATAAAACAGGAACTGAACATCTGAAAAGAGTTCAATCTTTCGCTGGGGCTAAGAATCATATGGTTGTATTGCCAGATGCAAATAAAAATAAAACTATTGACAGTTTGGTAGGATCTTCAGTTGGAGCAGCTGGTCAAAGATGTATGGCGATCAGTGTTGCTGTTTTCGTGGGTTCTTCGAAGGAATGGATAGAAGACCTGAAGAACGAAATGGCAATGGTGAAACCAGGCCCATGGGACTCTGAAGAATCTGGTTTTGGGCCTGTTATTAGCGCTCAAGCTAAAGAAAAGATTATTGGTTTGATAGAAAAAGGAAAAAGCGAAGCAAAATGCCTAATAGATGGAAGCAAATGTGAGGTTGAAGGATTTCCAGATGGGAACTGGATTGGTACTACCCTATTTTCTGGTGTAAAAACTGAATCTGAAATATATAAAACAGAGATATTTGGGCCTGTTTTACTTTGCATTGAAGTTAATACTTTAGAGGAAGCAATAGAATTAATTAATGCAAATCCATATGGTAATGGAACTTCTATATTTACAGCCTCTGGCAGGTCTGCAAGAAAATTCAGACATGAAATTGAAGTTGGTCAAGTAGGTATAAATGTACCTATACCAGTTCCACTACCTTTCTTTTCATTTACTGGTTGGAAACAATCATTTTATGGAGATCTTCATGCCTATGGCAAACAGGCAGTTAGGTTTTACACAGAGACCAAGACTGTGACTGAAAGGTGGTTTGAAGAAGATGAAGAAAGCACAAAAAACCTAACCATCAATCTGGAGTAG
- the acs gene encoding acetate--CoA ligase: protein MTKDKIYNPPLSVLENSNIKESEFEELYQWSLSKPEEFWASQAENYLSWNNKWSKVKETNMEKGEIIWFKDAKLNASVNCIDRHLPENAEKTAFIWEGDNPEETKNISYKKLHDEVCKFANVLKARNVKKGDRVCIYMPMIPEATYAMLACARIGAIHSVVFGGFSPESLKDRILDSDCQTVITADEGLRGGKKVPLKQNVDEALQGCPNVHTVLVVTRTGAEISWNENCDVRFEEISKDVPSNCEPEIMDSEDPLFILYTSGSTGKPKGVLHTTGGYLLQAAMSHKLVFDYKDDEIYWCTADVGWVTGHSYIVYGPLANGATSLIFEGIPTFPSPSRFWEVIDKHKVNIFYTAPTALRALMAQGDEFVKSSSRDSLRILGTVGEPINPEAWEWYFKVVGDSSCPIVDTWWQTETGAMMITPVAGFTSMKPGSATKPFLGIEPALLDESGKEIIGEGSGNLVIKSSWPSQIRTVYGDHQRCIDTYYSMYPGYYTTGDGARRDSDGYYWITGRVDDVLNVSGHRLGTAEVESALVLHKDVAEAAVVGYEHDIKGQGIYCYVTLMSGILPEEDLKYDLVQLVAKEIGPIAKPDIIQWAPGLPKTRSGKIMRRILRKIATNEIDNLGDTTTLADPSVVDELISNRENK from the coding sequence ATGACAAAAGATAAAATCTATAACCCTCCCCTATCAGTTCTGGAGAATTCAAATATAAAAGAATCTGAATTTGAAGAACTATACCAATGGTCTTTGAGCAAACCAGAAGAGTTTTGGGCTTCCCAGGCTGAGAATTATCTAAGTTGGAATAATAAATGGTCTAAAGTAAAAGAGACTAATATGGAGAAAGGCGAAATCATATGGTTTAAAGATGCAAAATTAAATGCGTCTGTGAACTGTATAGATAGACATCTTCCTGAAAATGCTGAAAAAACTGCTTTCATATGGGAAGGAGATAATCCTGAAGAAACAAAAAATATCAGCTATAAGAAACTTCATGATGAAGTATGCAAATTTGCGAATGTCCTTAAAGCTAGAAATGTAAAAAAAGGGGATAGAGTTTGTATCTATATGCCTATGATCCCCGAAGCAACATATGCGATGTTGGCTTGTGCGAGAATTGGGGCGATTCACTCTGTTGTTTTTGGGGGCTTTTCCCCTGAATCCTTAAAAGACCGTATCCTGGATTCTGATTGCCAGACTGTTATCACTGCTGATGAGGGCTTGAGAGGAGGGAAAAAAGTTCCTCTTAAACAGAACGTCGACGAGGCTCTTCAAGGATGTCCAAATGTCCACACTGTTCTAGTCGTCACCAGAACAGGAGCAGAGATTTCATGGAATGAGAACTGTGATGTTAGATTTGAAGAAATTTCAAAAGACGTTCCTTCCAATTGCGAACCAGAAATAATGGACTCCGAAGATCCCCTATTTATTCTCTATACATCTGGATCAACAGGTAAGCCAAAGGGAGTTTTACACACTACAGGTGGATATCTTCTTCAAGCTGCCATGTCTCACAAGCTGGTATTCGACTATAAAGATGATGAGATATATTGGTGTACTGCTGATGTTGGCTGGGTTACTGGGCATTCTTATATTGTTTATGGACCTCTAGCAAATGGTGCAACATCATTAATCTTTGAAGGAATACCCACTTTTCCCTCGCCTTCAAGATTTTGGGAAGTTATTGATAAACACAAAGTAAATATTTTTTATACAGCACCAACTGCTCTAAGAGCTCTTATGGCACAAGGTGATGAATTTGTTAAATCATCGAGCAGAGATTCACTAAGAATCTTAGGGACGGTGGGAGAACCTATAAATCCTGAAGCTTGGGAATGGTATTTCAAAGTTGTTGGAGATTCTTCTTGTCCAATAGTCGATACTTGGTGGCAGACTGAAACTGGAGCCATGATGATTACCCCTGTAGCAGGATTTACTTCTATGAAGCCAGGAAGTGCCACAAAACCTTTTCTTGGAATTGAGCCAGCTCTTCTTGACGAAAGTGGAAAAGAAATTATAGGCGAGGGTTCTGGAAATCTTGTCATTAAATCTAGCTGGCCCTCTCAAATCAGAACGGTATATGGTGACCATCAAAGATGCATAGATACTTACTACTCAATGTATCCTGGGTACTACACAACTGGCGATGGAGCGAGAAGGGATTCAGATGGATATTATTGGATAACTGGAAGAGTAGATGACGTACTTAACGTATCTGGCCATAGATTAGGGACAGCAGAAGTTGAAAGCGCTTTAGTTCTTCATAAAGATGTAGCTGAAGCGGCAGTAGTTGGTTATGAACATGATATTAAGGGACAAGGTATCTATTGCTACGTAACTTTGATGTCTGGTATTTTGCCAGAAGAAGACCTCAAATATGATTTAGTTCAACTGGTTGCAAAAGAAATAGGACCTATTGCTAAACCAGATATTATTCAATGGGCTCCTGGATTACCAAAGACAAGATCTGGTAAGATTATGAGAAGAATATTGAGAAAAATTGCCACCAACGAAATTGATAACTTAGGTGATACCACAACTTTAGCAGATCCATCTGTAGTTGATGAACTCATTTCAAATAGAGAGAATAAATAA
- a CDS encoding DUF1330 domain-containing protein yields MEDVKVYMVVNLEIEDKDTYLKYEKGFFPILKKHGGEFLTFDDSFRHLEGPEPLSGGRVIIFSFPSEAAADGWYNDPEYQELSKFRKEGAPLRSLSLIKGLPPRS; encoded by the coding sequence ATGGAAGATGTGAAAGTATATATGGTTGTAAACCTTGAAATTGAAGATAAAGATACTTATCTCAAATATGAAAAAGGTTTTTTCCCTATCTTAAAAAAACATGGCGGTGAGTTTCTAACATTTGACGATTCATTTAGGCATTTGGAGGGACCAGAACCTCTTTCTGGAGGTCGAGTAATAATATTTTCTTTTCCATCTGAAGCTGCAGCAGACGGATGGTACAATGATCCCGAATATCAGGAACTGTCAAAGTTTAGAAAAGAAGGCGCTCCATTACGCTCTTTGAGTCTCATCAAAGGTTTACCTCCAAGGTCCTGA
- the msrA gene encoding peptide-methionine (S)-S-oxide reductase MsrA, producing MSLIDLLNKKSILPLESEALIGREEEVEVPEHHFVKGTPLKGPFPDHLKQAIFGMGCFWGVERRFWELDGVYSTAAGYAGGYTKNPSYKEVCTGFTGHNEVVLVVYDPTIVSYGSLLKTFWEDHDPTQGMRQGNDMGTQYRSGIYYSSDDEKEIIAETKQKYQSQLNLNGFGSITTEVKEAGIFYYAEHYHQQYLAKNPDGYCALAGTGVKIN from the coding sequence ATGTCGTTAATAGATTTACTGAACAAAAAAAGCATCCTACCTCTTGAATCTGAAGCTTTGATTGGCAGAGAAGAGGAAGTTGAAGTTCCAGAGCACCACTTTGTAAAGGGAACGCCATTAAAAGGTCCTTTTCCAGATCACCTAAAACAAGCCATATTTGGAATGGGATGTTTTTGGGGAGTTGAGAGAAGGTTTTGGGAATTAGATGGCGTCTATTCTACTGCAGCAGGATATGCTGGTGGATATACAAAAAATCCATCTTATAAAGAAGTTTGTACCGGTTTTACAGGACATAATGAAGTTGTTCTTGTTGTTTATGATCCTACAATTGTAAGTTATGGATCATTACTAAAAACATTTTGGGAAGATCATGATCCTACTCAAGGCATGAGACAAGGTAATGATATGGGTACCCAATATAGATCGGGTATTTATTACTCCTCAGATGATGAGAAAGAAATCATTGCTGAGACAAAACAAAAATATCAATCTCAATTAAATTTAAACGGATTTGGCTCAATTACGACTGAAGTTAAGGAAGCTGGTATCTTTTATTATGCGGAACATTATCATCAGCAATATCTAGCTAAAAATCCTGATGGTTATTGTGCTCTAGCCGGCACAGGGGTAAAAATTAATTAA
- a CDS encoding deoxynucleoside kinase gives MEKGQIDITKYDKLPTFIAVEGPIGAGKTTLTKLLADSFSYDTFLERPSENPFLPDFYINQSQAALATQLFFLFQRVKQIQELKQEDIFSSNRVSDFLLDKDKLFAKATLSAEELKLYEQIYQYLAIDLPSPDLVIYLQAETKTLYERVMHRGIEMEKTISFDYLELLNETYKEFFFEYNRSPVLIVNSDYLDLQANKSDYNLLLEKLLEYFNKPEGSKMYFNPSPALI, from the coding sequence ATGGAAAAAGGTCAAATAGATATAACAAAGTATGACAAGTTGCCTACATTTATAGCTGTAGAAGGACCAATTGGCGCCGGAAAAACAACTTTAACAAAACTTCTTGCAGACTCTTTTAGTTATGACACTTTTTTGGAACGACCATCCGAAAATCCTTTTTTACCTGATTTTTATATCAATCAGTCGCAAGCTGCTTTAGCAACTCAACTTTTTTTTCTTTTTCAAAGAGTAAAACAAATCCAAGAGCTTAAACAAGAGGATATCTTCTCATCCAATAGAGTTTCAGATTTTCTTTTAGATAAAGACAAACTGTTTGCTAAGGCAACCCTTTCAGCAGAAGAATTAAAGCTTTACGAACAAATCTATCAGTATCTTGCTATAGATCTTCCATCTCCTGATTTGGTTATCTATCTTCAAGCTGAGACAAAAACTCTCTATGAGAGAGTTATGCATAGAGGGATAGAAATGGAAAAAACAATCAGTTTTGACTACCTAGAATTATTAAATGAGACATACAAAGAATTTTTCTTTGAATACAATAGATCGCCAGTTTTGATAGTAAATTCGGATTATTTAGACTTGCAAGCCAATAAAAGCGATTACAACCTTCTTTTGGAAAAGTTACTTGAGTACTTTAATAAACCAGAAGGTTCCAAAATGTACTTTAATCCCTCACCTGCATTAATATAA
- a CDS encoding MBL fold metallo-hydrolase, with amino-acid sequence MEAEKVVQISPLIRRITAGNGSVFTGPGTNTYLVGNEEVTVIDPGPAMQDHIDAILAASKNIKQILVTHTHPDHSPGVRLLKNKLGIPAYGMLTSSTKNQDTTFSPERLLEDGELLEENEFSLEVVHTPGHASNHLCFILKEEKFIFTGDHIMSGSTVVIGPPDGNMNQYINSLEKLKDYDIEKIAPGHGDILENPHEVADWIISHRLEREKKVFSALKEASRGTPESLVERVYDDVDSSLFPIAKASLLAHLIKLEEDKVIAKEGEEYIWEELN; translated from the coding sequence ATGGAAGCTGAAAAAGTTGTACAAATCTCCCCATTAATAAGAAGGATTACGGCTGGCAATGGAAGTGTTTTTACTGGACCTGGTACAAATACCTACTTAGTAGGCAATGAAGAAGTAACAGTTATCGATCCCGGACCTGCTATGCAGGATCATATCGATGCCATTTTAGCTGCCTCTAAAAATATCAAACAAATACTAGTGACTCATACACATCCAGATCATTCTCCTGGGGTTCGTTTACTTAAAAACAAGTTAGGCATTCCAGCTTATGGCATGCTTACGAGCTCTACAAAAAATCAAGATACAACTTTTAGCCCAGAAAGACTTTTAGAAGATGGGGAGTTGCTTGAAGAGAATGAATTTTCATTAGAAGTGGTTCATACGCCTGGTCATGCCTCTAATCATCTCTGTTTTATTCTGAAGGAAGAGAAATTTATTTTTACAGGAGATCATATTATGAGTGGCTCTACTGTAGTTATAGGACCGCCAGATGGAAACATGAATCAGTATATAAATTCATTAGAAAAACTTAAGGACTACGATATTGAAAAGATAGCACCTGGTCATGGTGATATCTTAGAAAACCCTCATGAAGTAGCTGACTGGATAATTAGCCATAGATTAGAAAGAGAGAAGAAGGTATTTTCGGCTCTCAAAGAGGCTTCTCGAGGAACGCCCGAATCTTTGGTAGAAAGGGTTTATGATGATGTAGATTCTTCTTTATTTCCTATCGCAAAAGCTTCGCTTTTGGCCCATCTAATAAAACTTGAAGAAGATAAGGTTATTGCAAAAGAAGGCGAAGAGTATATTTGGGAAGAACTTAATTAA
- the dksA gene encoding RNA polymerase-binding protein DksA: MPAKKTVKKATIKKTPAKKTSAKKAPLKAKPSKKTTTKKSSAKTVSTKKVTSKKTKKVDRYEESQFLASIKPYALKKNEKYMNAKQKQHFQEILASWQKQLQLEQDRTADKIQKNASHFPDESDRATHEEEFTLELRTRERERRLLSKISESIEDLKSDDYGYCASCGIEIGIRRLEARPTATRCIDCKTIEEIHERQQYG; this comes from the coding sequence ATGCCTGCGAAAAAAACTGTAAAAAAAGCAACTATCAAAAAGACTCCTGCTAAAAAAACATCGGCAAAAAAGGCGCCCTTAAAAGCAAAGCCTTCCAAGAAAACAACTACAAAAAAAAGTTCAGCAAAGACGGTATCAACCAAAAAAGTAACATCTAAGAAAACTAAGAAAGTAGATCGTTATGAAGAGTCTCAATTCCTGGCTTCGATTAAGCCCTATGCACTTAAGAAAAATGAGAAATATATGAATGCTAAACAAAAACAGCATTTTCAAGAAATACTAGCAAGTTGGCAAAAACAGTTACAACTAGAACAAGACAGAACAGCAGACAAAATACAAAAAAATGCTAGTCACTTTCCAGATGAGTCTGACAGAGCTACACATGAGGAAGAATTTACTCTAGAGCTTAGGACTAGGGAAAGAGAAAGAAGACTTTTATCAAAAATTAGTGAATCTATTGAAGATCTAAAATCAGATGATTACGGATATTGTGCATCCTGTGGGATAGAAATTGGCATTAGAAGACTAGAGGCTAGGCCTACCGCAACTAGATGTATTGATTGCAAAACAATTGAAGAGATTCATGAAAGGCAGCAATATGGCTAA
- the pcnB gene encoding polynucleotide adenylyltransferase PcnB — protein MLNQNTNSPKVIKASKHGIKIKNLDKDAKSIIAKLNNSGFDAFIVGGFVRDSILRLKPKDCDVVTDATPEEIKKAITKTRIIGKRFKIVHARSGKNITEISTFRSSSKRHTKKSQKGVILRDNNYGSIEDDAYRRDFTINSLYLDIRNMDVIDFVGGYEDIQNRILRSIGDSSKRFREDPVRIIRAIRFKSKLDLTFEPNLEKEILKLSHLLNEISSGRIYEETLKMFLTGNAESIMQDMQKYQIVKYILPVTQGYLNAKKDRRFIFNALRNTDKRFHEDKTLTPSFLFSVFLWPALINKVGELNSKKIKITKITRAANVILKRHNEHCFIPGRIQRSIKEIWEMQVKLLKIPEKSKILIKHPRFRASYDFLLLREKSGEDLSGVGAWWTKKLQKKAI, from the coding sequence GTGCTAAACCAAAATACCAACTCTCCCAAGGTCATTAAGGCCTCTAAGCATGGTATAAAAATTAAGAATCTTGATAAGGATGCTAAATCCATTATCGCAAAGCTTAATAATTCAGGGTTTGATGCATTTATAGTTGGTGGCTTTGTCAGAGATTCGATTCTAAGGCTAAAACCAAAAGATTGTGATGTAGTAACAGATGCCACACCAGAAGAAATAAAAAAGGCTATTACAAAAACAAGAATCATTGGAAAAAGGTTTAAAATAGTTCATGCAAGATCGGGCAAAAATATTACAGAAATATCTACGTTTAGATCATCTAGCAAAAGGCATACTAAAAAATCTCAAAAAGGAGTTATTCTCAGAGATAATAATTACGGCAGCATAGAAGATGATGCCTATAGAAGAGACTTTACAATTAATTCTTTATATTTAGATATCAGAAATATGGATGTAATTGATTTTGTTGGGGGCTACGAAGACATACAAAATAGAATACTCAGATCAATTGGAGATAGTTCAAAAAGATTCAGAGAAGATCCTGTAAGAATAATTAGAGCCATCAGGTTCAAGTCTAAGCTAGATCTAACTTTTGAGCCCAATCTTGAGAAAGAAATACTCAAGCTTTCACACTTACTCAATGAAATATCATCAGGAAGAATTTATGAAGAAACACTCAAGATGTTCCTAACGGGAAATGCGGAATCAATAATGCAAGATATGCAGAAGTATCAAATTGTTAAATATATCCTCCCTGTAACGCAAGGATATCTTAATGCTAAGAAAGACAGAAGATTTATATTTAATGCTTTAAGAAACACAGATAAAAGATTTCATGAGGATAAAACACTGACTCCATCTTTTCTATTCTCAGTATTCTTATGGCCTGCCTTAATAAATAAAGTAGGTGAACTCAATTCAAAGAAAATAAAGATTACAAAGATTACGAGAGCAGCAAATGTAATACTTAAACGACATAATGAACATTGTTTTATCCCAGGTAGAATTCAAAGATCTATAAAAGAGATATGGGAAATGCAAGTGAAGTTATTAAAAATACCTGAAAAATCCAAAATTTTAATTAAACATCCTAGATTTAGAGCTTCTTATGATTTTCTTTTGCTGAGAGAAAAATCAGGAGAAGATCTTAGTGGCGTCGGTGCGTGGTGGACTAAAAAATTGCAAAAAAAAGCTATTTAA
- a CDS encoding NUDIX hydrolase gives MKNPLQGANTQMADPNEEPTVPQAAATVLLVRDSKDEGIEVFLVERASKANFGGAFVFPGGKVDPEDGLDNMEEITTGSSDQYLSNILGEEKGGLAYWVACIRECFEEAGILIAFREDGSTFDPSDSDERQRFMEYRNRLNAGEAVLEEMCKNEKLTLATERLAYLAHWITPKIEKRRYTTRFFVAIAPQGQEGLHDGSESVNSLWIKPEDALQQQKDGKLLLIMPTIKNLESICGYSNVESLLEDKSSIDPSTIPTIEPKFFMEDGKMVGLLPGDKGYEDH, from the coding sequence ATGAAAAATCCACTACAAGGTGCAAATACTCAGATGGCAGACCCGAATGAAGAACCGACTGTCCCTCAGGCTGCTGCAACAGTTTTATTGGTTAGAGATTCCAAAGATGAAGGAATAGAGGTCTTTTTAGTTGAAAGGGCATCTAAAGCAAATTTTGGAGGTGCATTTGTTTTTCCTGGTGGAAAAGTAGATCCAGAAGATGGCTTAGATAATATGGAGGAAATAACAACCGGCTCATCTGATCAGTACCTTTCTAATATTCTAGGCGAAGAAAAAGGAGGTCTAGCATACTGGGTGGCCTGTATCAGGGAATGTTTTGAGGAAGCGGGAATATTAATTGCTTTTAGGGAAGATGGCTCTACATTTGACCCCTCAGATTCTGATGAAAGGCAAAGATTTATGGAGTATAGAAATAGACTAAATGCTGGAGAGGCTGTACTAGAAGAGATGTGTAAGAATGAAAAACTAACCCTTGCTACTGAAAGACTTGCTTATTTGGCCCATTGGATAACTCCTAAAATAGAAAAGAGAAGATATACAACTCGTTTCTTTGTAGCTATTGCACCTCAAGGTCAAGAGGGCCTTCATGATGGTTCGGAGAGTGTAAATAGTTTGTGGATTAAACCTGAAGATGCCCTGCAACAACAAAAAGACGGAAAACTTTTATTAATAATGCCTACTATTAAAAATCTCGAGAGTATATGTGGTTACTCAAATGTTGAATCACTCCTGGAGGATAAATCCTCAATAGACCCATCAACAATTCCTACAATTGAACCTAAGTTTTTTATGGAAGATGGAAAAATGGTAGGACTTCTTCCTGGAGATAAAGGTTACGAGGACCATTGA
- a CDS encoding alpha/beta hydrolase, with the protein MVNSHPEWFKEALSIPKKQRSINVDDGNVHYQHWGDATKPGMVLVHGSGSHSHWWDFIAPLLLEDFQISAIDMSGMGDSDHREDYSAQLYAKEILSVAEDSGFFEISDPIICGHSMGGFMSAFAGTISDKELGGIIMIDSPIRPPTYDYSTHVRSGPIRRIKTYPTRDAILERFRLTPEQECENEFLVKYIAEWSIREVENGYQWKFDDTIFDKLGFSHMTKNQAFELKCNLGIIYGTESNMMTDEILSFMRENVPEGTPMLAIEKAAHHVLLDQPLDLAKAIKDIAKKWV; encoded by the coding sequence ATGGTGAATTCTCATCCTGAATGGTTTAAAGAAGCTTTGTCAATACCAAAGAAACAAAGGAGTATAAATGTTGATGATGGAAATGTTCACTATCAACATTGGGGTGATGCAACTAAACCTGGCATGGTCCTAGTTCATGGCAGTGGAAGTCATTCTCACTGGTGGGACTTTATAGCCCCTTTATTGTTGGAAGATTTTCAAATTAGTGCAATAGATATGTCCGGAATGGGTGATAGTGATCATAGAGAAGACTATTCAGCTCAACTTTATGCAAAAGAAATCTTATCAGTAGCTGAAGATAGTGGCTTTTTTGAGATATCTGATCCCATTATTTGTGGGCACAGCATGGGGGGTTTTATGAGTGCTTTTGCTGGTACTATATCTGACAAAGAGCTTGGGGGAATAATAATGATAGATTCACCCATCAGACCACCAACCTATGACTATTCAACTCATGTTAGAAGTGGGCCTATAAGAAGAATAAAAACCTATCCAACGAGAGATGCTATTTTAGAGAGATTTAGACTGACCCCGGAGCAGGAATGTGAAAATGAATTTTTGGTTAAATATATAGCCGAATGGTCTATCAGAGAAGTGGAAAATGGATACCAATGGAAATTTGATGACACAATTTTTGATAAATTAGGCTTTTCACATATGACAAAGAATCAAGCTTTTGAGTTGAAATGTAATCTGGGAATTATTTACGGAACCGAAAGCAATATGATGACCGACGAAATTCTAAGTTTTATGAGAGAGAATGTTCCTGAAGGCACTCCAATGTTGGCGATAGAAAAGGCTGCACATCATGTTTTATTGGACCAGCCTTTAGATTTGGCAAAAGCCATTAAGGATATTGCAAAAAAATGGGTTTGA